A part of Thiomicrorhabdus sediminis genomic DNA contains:
- a CDS encoding Sel1-like repeat-containing protein kinase family protein, protein MSDEMLALVQEQPDINKVKLIGSGEYACVYKVKQVTEHGEENKIVRVIRDIRNHYAIKREKDLLNYFNQFKPFARFNEIRKVGYFYLEFFDYKGKRNLEQKLRQSGPLSDKAMRRLLKDLIETVDIASSVGFVHGAISPENIVCGKKKFYLIDWRNAIPSLPSCETEQLPADLRYMAPERLNGQMDEASDIYLIGCTLYFALTGKHIYRLKANDSRENMMWAHAHHEIHKINKLPIFWRYLIIWMTQKDPQQRPTLEQLKTWLKDTVVPEWVRNLKIRVDKNYPEDALMTLADEHYLYPIFAKAQQCQQNGDLETAFNLYENCAFRGYSLAENELAKLYQKGEPVSQSYAMAANMYHQAFQKGHAEAAYFLGQMFEQGLGMAANVSYAFKLYRFAAMRGYDKAQNAVATMYMHGSGVEANMAQARSWLGIAAHYGDENAMTHIKQLLQVSRQAS, encoded by the coding sequence ATCGTTCGTGTGATTCGCGATATCCGCAACCACTACGCAATTAAACGCGAAAAAGACCTCCTCAATTATTTCAATCAATTCAAGCCGTTTGCCCGTTTTAACGAGATTCGCAAGGTCGGCTATTTTTACCTGGAATTTTTCGATTACAAAGGTAAGCGTAATCTTGAACAGAAGCTGAGGCAGTCGGGGCCTTTGTCGGATAAGGCGATGCGCCGTCTACTGAAGGATCTGATAGAGACCGTTGATATCGCCAGCTCAGTTGGCTTTGTCCACGGAGCCATCTCACCGGAAAACATCGTATGTGGCAAGAAAAAGTTCTATTTGATCGATTGGCGTAATGCGATTCCTTCTTTACCATCCTGTGAAACCGAGCAGTTGCCGGCGGATTTGCGTTATATGGCACCGGAACGTTTGAATGGCCAGATGGATGAGGCCAGCGATATCTACTTAATTGGCTGTACGCTCTATTTTGCCCTGACCGGTAAACATATCTACCGCTTGAAGGCCAACGACAGTCGAGAAAATATGATGTGGGCGCATGCTCATCATGAAATTCACAAAATCAATAAGCTGCCTATTTTCTGGCGTTATTTGATTATCTGGATGACCCAGAAAGATCCGCAGCAACGCCCTACACTTGAGCAATTGAAAACCTGGCTTAAGGATACGGTGGTACCGGAATGGGTGCGAAACCTGAAAATTCGCGTTGATAAGAATTATCCGGAAGATGCCTTGATGACCTTGGCCGATGAGCACTATCTATATCCGATTTTCGCTAAGGCGCAGCAATGTCAGCAAAACGGCGACTTGGAAACCGCATTTAATCTGTATGAAAATTGTGCTTTTAGAGGTTACAGTCTGGCTGAAAACGAGCTGGCAAAACTTTATCAAAAAGGAGAGCCGGTCAGTCAGTCCTATGCGATGGCGGCGAATATGTATCATCAAGCCTTTCAAAAGGGGCATGCTGAGGCCGCTTATTTTTTGGGACAGATGTTTGAGCAGGGCTTAGGTATGGCGGCCAATGTCAGTTATGCCTTCAAGCTTTATCGTTTTGCAGCGATGCGTGGTTATGACAAGGCACAAAATGCCGTGGCAACCATGTACATGCATGGCAGTGGTGTCGAGGCGAATATGGCGCAGGCCAGATCATGGTTGGGAATTGCCGCACATTATGGCGATGAAAATGCAATGACGCATATCAAACAGTTGTTACAGGTGTCTCGCCAAGCGAGTTGA
- a CDS encoding adenine phosphoribosyltransferase, with product MSQHPLAKFLDAVPDFPKPGILFSDISPLLKDHFVATIDAMSELFSEQEWSEIDCLAGIESRGFIFASALAYKHNKGFIKVRKPGKLPNVAASIEYGLEYGSDKLEMQKGDGRKVVLFDDLIATGGSMGAAAQLCEKVGYDVIGMACLIDLASLNSFSYKDMTVRSVIQFED from the coding sequence ATGTCACAACACCCCTTAGCTAAATTTCTGGATGCAGTGCCAGACTTTCCAAAACCGGGCATCCTGTTTAGCGATATCTCACCTTTATTAAAAGATCACTTCGTAGCAACCATTGATGCCATGAGCGAACTGTTTTCTGAACAAGAATGGTCGGAAATCGATTGTCTTGCAGGCATTGAATCACGCGGTTTTATTTTTGCCTCGGCGTTAGCCTATAAACATAACAAAGGTTTTATCAAGGTACGTAAGCCAGGTAAGTTGCCAAATGTGGCGGCATCCATCGAATATGGATTGGAATACGGTTCAGATAAGCTTGAGATGCAAAAGGGCGATGGTCGTAAGGTGGTGTTATTCGATGACTTGATTGCCACCGGCGGTTCCATGGGAGCGGCGGCTCAGCTTTGTGAAAAAGTGGGTTATGACGTCATCGGTATGGCTTGCTTAATCGATTTAGCCAGTCTAAACAGTTTCAGTTATAAAGATATGACCGTGCGCTCGGTCATTCAATTTGAAGACTAA
- a CDS encoding GGDEF domain-containing protein, with protein MKIPRLTKSIFLDQFIYMQLVGVLIGLAFPHFLVWYGFATEQVLTTEFYILTQVAGQVVGLISFLMISLVIRPHLKTLSNKMQDIAININSKDFLDYSEKCNENMCAMEVVSNDEIGISASAYNELLNALMSAHETEQVFNKFSKIMSESLEVQTLSEETVDLLIGATRIEAAAIYLFKNGEIELTSTRGITDADKLTKHPSVMDAVNKGRAQKINLPKHVQLDGVLTHFTPSEVFIEPIDFKGTHLGVMVAATGALMADEKTRVILQLFSRSMGLALNNALIHSKFQRLAAYDSLTNVYNRRFGMARLKEDFARSTREQSSLSVIMVDIDHFKNINDTYGHLVGDKAIVIIASILKNISRDGDVVVRYGGEEFLMILPGASSADAAKVAERIRHQVKDTIFKEDNQQIVMTISVGVCGYPEIQVTDEVELIDKADQALYHAKQSGRNRVVEFARLKNIA; from the coding sequence ATGAAAATCCCTCGCCTCACCAAAAGTATTTTTTTAGACCAATTTATCTATATGCAACTTGTCGGCGTTTTGATAGGTTTGGCGTTCCCTCACTTTTTGGTGTGGTACGGTTTTGCCACTGAGCAGGTACTGACAACCGAGTTTTATATTCTGACCCAGGTTGCCGGCCAAGTAGTCGGTTTAATCAGTTTTTTAATGATTTCTCTGGTTATTCGCCCGCATCTGAAAACCCTGTCCAATAAAATGCAGGACATCGCGATTAATATCAACTCAAAGGATTTTCTCGATTATTCGGAAAAATGTAACGAGAATATGTGCGCGATGGAAGTGGTCTCGAATGATGAGATCGGTATCAGTGCCAGTGCCTACAATGAACTTTTAAATGCATTGATGTCGGCACATGAGACCGAGCAGGTTTTCAATAAATTCTCCAAAATCATGTCGGAGAGCTTGGAAGTTCAGACGCTTTCCGAAGAGACGGTCGACCTGTTGATCGGAGCGACAAGAATCGAGGCCGCAGCGATTTATCTGTTTAAAAACGGAGAAATCGAATTGACCTCAACACGCGGTATTACCGATGCCGATAAGTTGACCAAGCATCCATCGGTAATGGATGCGGTCAATAAAGGTCGCGCACAGAAGATAAACTTGCCTAAGCATGTTCAGTTGGATGGTGTTTTGACGCATTTCACCCCATCGGAAGTATTTATTGAACCGATTGATTTCAAAGGTACCCATTTGGGAGTAATGGTGGCGGCAACCGGCGCTTTGATGGCCGATGAAAAAACCCGCGTGATTCTACAATTGTTCTCCAGAAGCATGGGCTTGGCGTTGAATAACGCCCTTATCCACTCCAAGTTCCAGCGTTTGGCGGCTTATGATAGTCTTACTAATGTCTATAACCGACGTTTCGGTATGGCGCGCCTGAAAGAAGATTTTGCCCGCTCTACCCGTGAGCAGTCTTCGCTAAGTGTGATTATGGTCGATATCGATCACTTCAAGAATATTAATGATACCTATGGTCACCTGGTCGGTGATAAAGCGATTGTCATTATCGCATCGATTTTGAAAAACATCTCGCGTGATGGCGATGTCGTGGTACGTTACGGTGGTGAAGAGTTCTTGATGATTCTGCCGGGAGCCAGTTCGGCCGATGCGGCCAAGGTCGCAGAGCGTATTCGTCATCAGGTCAAAGATACGATCTTCAAAGAAGACAATCAGCAGATTGTGATGACTATCAGTGTCGGTGTTTGCGGTTACCCTGAAATTCAGGTGACCGATGAGGTTGAGTTGATCGATAAGGCCGATCAGGCGCTGTATCATGCCAAACAAAGCGGTCGTAACCGTGTCGTCGAATTCGCCCGTTTAAAGAATATCGCCTAG
- the argH gene encoding argininosuccinate lyase encodes MSNQHNQEKLSSARFSESTDAFVEAFTASIQFDKRMYKQDIQGSIAHAKMLTKVGILNQQELNDIINGLQQIEAEIAAGNFSWSIKQEDIHMNIEARLTQMIGITGKKLHTGRSRNDQVATDIRLYIRDEIDAILPELKRLQHGLLSIAEREAATIMPGFTHLQTAQPVTFGHHMLAWFEMIKRDVERLQDCRKRVNTLPLGSAALAGTTYPIDRHYTAELLGFERISENSLDGVSDRDFAIEFTHFAATLMMHLSRFSEELVLWSSAQFQFIDLPDRFCTGSSIMPQKKNPDVPELVRGKTGRVYGHLMSLLTLMKSQPLAYNKDNQEDKEPLFDTVDTVKGSLRAFADMVPAIIVKKEMTYEAAKRGFSTATDLADYLVGKGLAFRDSHEVVGLAVAHGIKTGEDLSEMSLQTLQGFSDKISEDVFEVLTLEGSVAARNHFGGTAPDQVRAAVARGFAELA; translated from the coding sequence ATGAGCAATCAACACAATCAGGAAAAACTTTCCAGCGCACGCTTTAGCGAATCCACTGACGCCTTTGTTGAAGCCTTCACCGCATCGATTCAATTCGATAAGCGTATGTACAAACAGGATATTCAAGGCTCTATTGCCCACGCCAAAATGCTCACCAAAGTCGGCATTTTGAACCAACAGGAACTGAATGACATCATCAACGGTCTGCAACAGATTGAAGCTGAAATTGCTGCGGGGAATTTTTCCTGGTCGATCAAACAGGAAGATATTCACATGAATATCGAAGCGCGTCTGACGCAGATGATCGGCATTACCGGTAAGAAACTGCACACCGGTCGCTCACGTAACGACCAGGTAGCGACAGACATCCGCCTTTATATCCGTGATGAAATCGATGCCATCCTGCCTGAGTTGAAGCGCCTTCAGCATGGTCTTTTAAGCATTGCAGAACGTGAAGCGGCAACCATTATGCCCGGTTTTACCCATCTGCAAACCGCACAGCCGGTGACTTTTGGTCATCATATGCTGGCGTGGTTCGAGATGATCAAGCGCGATGTCGAACGCCTGCAAGATTGTCGTAAACGAGTTAACACCCTGCCTTTGGGTTCTGCCGCACTGGCAGGCACGACCTATCCGATCGACCGTCATTACACGGCCGAATTGCTCGGCTTTGAGCGTATCAGTGAAAACTCGCTAGACGGTGTTTCTGACCGTGATTTTGCCATAGAATTCACTCATTTCGCCGCCACCTTAATGATGCACCTGTCGCGCTTCTCGGAAGAGCTGGTGTTATGGTCTTCGGCGCAATTCCAGTTTATCGACCTGCCGGACCGTTTCTGCACCGGTTCTTCAATTATGCCGCAAAAGAAAAACCCGGATGTACCGGAGCTGGTCCGCGGTAAGACCGGTCGCGTTTATGGCCACCTCATGAGCTTGCTGACGCTGATGAAGTCACAGCCTTTGGCCTATAACAAAGATAATCAGGAAGACAAAGAGCCGTTGTTTGATACGGTGGATACCGTCAAGGGCAGTTTGCGTGCTTTCGCCGATATGGTACCGGCGATTATCGTCAAAAAAGAGATGACTTATGAAGCGGCCAAACGAGGTTTCTCAACCGCCACTGACCTTGCCGATTATTTGGTAGGTAAAGGCTTGGCGTTCCGTGATTCTCATGAAGTAGTCGGGTTGGCTGTGGCTCACGGCATCAAAACCGGAGAAGATCTATCGGAAATGTCTCTTCAAACCTTGCAAGGTTTCTCTGACAAAATTAGCGAGGATGTCTTTGAGGTACTGACGCTTGAAGGATCTGTCGCGGCGCGTAACCACTTTGGCGGCACCGCACCGGATCAGGTTCGTGCCGCGGTGGCCAGAGGATTTGCCGAACTGGCATAA
- a CDS encoding thioredoxin family protein codes for MARWMSSILLCLALVATSTHAGWKTALTELDDIGKIAQKSAELKLPIMLVFSAEWCEFCEVLDEKVFTPMVKNRLYDEKVVLLRHVGVDLQDPITLWDGRTMKKSQWAYEIDADLTPTVLFVDAYGKEIAPRIVGIQTLDLYATVIHQNINTAYRNMGLDKQIPSTPRALELQKQN; via the coding sequence ATGGCACGATGGATGAGCTCTATCTTATTATGTTTGGCATTGGTCGCCACAAGCACTCATGCCGGCTGGAAAACGGCGCTGACCGAATTAGACGACATCGGCAAAATTGCCCAAAAATCGGCTGAGTTAAAGTTACCCATTATGTTGGTGTTCAGTGCCGAGTGGTGTGAATTTTGTGAAGTACTGGATGAAAAAGTCTTTACACCAATGGTCAAAAACCGACTTTATGATGAAAAGGTGGTGTTACTTCGCCATGTCGGTGTGGATTTACAAGATCCGATTACCTTATGGGACGGCCGCACCATGAAAAAATCGCAGTGGGCCTATGAAATCGACGCCGATTTGACGCCTACCGTATTGTTTGTCGATGCCTATGGTAAAGAGATAGCACCGCGAATCGTCGGCATTCAAACACTGGATTTATATGCCACGGTAATCCATCAGAATATTAATACCGCCTACCGCAATATGGGGCTAGATAAACAAATCCCGAGCACTCCAAGAGCCTTGGAACTGCAAAAACAGAATTAA
- the hemC gene encoding hydroxymethylbilane synthase, with translation MKKTLRIATRKSPLAMWQAEFVKAELEKAHPGLEVELLPMSTKGDKILDVPLAKIGGKGLFTKELEDRMIAGEADIAVHSMKDVPMELPEGFALGAILERHSPTDAFVSNNYEKFEDLPQGAILGTSSLRRKAQLMAQRPDLVVRDLRGNVGTRLGKLDAGEYDAIVLATSGLQRLQLDDRIRHEIPAETCLPAVTQGTLGIEYFAKDTETLDIIKVLNHKPTEIRTTAERAMNHRLEGGCQVPIGVFAELEKERIKIRGLVAELDGSTVLHAQTEGPAENAHELGVAVAEDLLKQGADKILAAVYAEEISSKG, from the coding sequence ATGAAAAAAACCTTACGCATCGCTACCCGAAAAAGCCCGCTTGCCATGTGGCAGGCAGAATTTGTTAAAGCCGAATTGGAAAAAGCGCACCCAGGACTAGAGGTGGAGCTGCTGCCGATGTCGACCAAAGGCGATAAGATTCTAGATGTTCCTTTAGCGAAAATCGGTGGTAAAGGCCTGTTTACCAAAGAATTGGAAGACCGCATGATCGCCGGTGAAGCGGATATCGCAGTACACTCGATGAAAGATGTGCCGATGGAGTTGCCGGAAGGTTTCGCCTTAGGCGCAATTCTCGAACGTCATTCGCCAACCGATGCTTTTGTCTCCAATAATTATGAGAAATTTGAAGATCTCCCGCAAGGCGCTATTCTGGGAACTTCAAGCCTGCGCCGTAAAGCGCAGTTGATGGCGCAGCGTCCGGACTTAGTGGTACGCGACCTTCGCGGAAATGTCGGTACCCGTTTGGGTAAGCTTGATGCCGGAGAGTATGACGCGATTGTTTTGGCGACTTCGGGCTTGCAGCGTCTACAATTGGATGACCGTATCCGTCATGAGATTCCTGCCGAAACCTGTTTGCCGGCGGTAACCCAAGGTACCCTGGGTATTGAGTATTTTGCCAAGGACACGGAAACACTGGATATCATCAAAGTGTTGAATCATAAGCCAACCGAAATTCGCACTACAGCGGAGAGAGCCATGAACCATCGTCTAGAAGGCGGTTGTCAGGTGCCAATCGGGGTGTTTGCCGAGCTTGAAAAGGAGCGGATCAAGATTCGTGGCTTGGTTGCCGAATTGGACGGCTCAACGGTATTGCACGCGCAAACCGAAGGCCCAGCGGAAAATGCACATGAATTAGGTGTTGCGGTGGCGGAAGACCTGCTGAAACAGGGTGCGGATAAGATTCTCGCCGCAGTCTATGCTGAAGAGATTAGCTCCAAGGGTTAA
- a CDS encoding uroporphyrinogen-III synthase: MAYTLLNTRPKHQAEDLNALLADAGIETLSCPLIEIDWLMPKEPINQQSSALKNDYDRAVFTSANAVTGWLCWQQSSPANRIGFKQGIAIGKATQNKARQNHIDLTCLSEQKFDSEHLLQHSSMQNLKGQRILLVTGENGRQKLPQTLKQRGAQLDEVFVYRRQPAPFCRLQWQQFLASKQPVLLISSLQAWEQLKSQLATYYQLKDLFNERAETQIWQAIDAVLVYSERIANQLVEDGYNGHIQILSTQSDQGVLQAIDALTGKSNQ, encoded by the coding sequence ATGGCCTATACGCTGTTGAATACGCGCCCCAAGCATCAAGCCGAAGACTTGAATGCATTGCTTGCCGATGCCGGTATCGAGACGTTGTCTTGCCCGTTGATTGAGATTGATTGGTTAATGCCGAAAGAGCCAATTAATCAGCAATCAAGTGCATTAAAAAATGACTATGACAGAGCGGTGTTTACCAGCGCCAATGCGGTAACCGGTTGGTTGTGCTGGCAGCAGTCATCGCCAGCGAACCGAATCGGTTTCAAGCAAGGTATCGCCATCGGTAAGGCAACGCAAAACAAAGCGCGGCAAAACCATATCGATTTAACCTGTTTAAGTGAACAAAAATTCGATTCCGAACATTTGTTGCAACACTCGAGTATGCAGAACTTGAAAGGCCAGCGAATTTTACTGGTCACGGGTGAAAACGGCCGCCAGAAATTGCCACAGACTCTTAAGCAAAGAGGTGCTCAGCTCGATGAGGTTTTTGTCTATCGACGTCAACCCGCGCCTTTTTGCCGACTTCAATGGCAGCAGTTTCTGGCCTCAAAACAACCGGTTTTGCTTATCAGCAGTTTGCAGGCCTGGGAGCAATTAAAGTCGCAATTGGCAACCTATTATCAACTCAAAGACCTTTTTAACGAGCGGGCTGAAACGCAAATTTGGCAAGCAATCGATGCGGTGCTGGTTTATAGTGAACGTATTGCAAACCAGCTGGTTGAAGATGGTTATAACGGCCATATTCAAATATTGTCTACCCAGAGCGATCAAGGGGTCTTGCAGGCAATCGATGCGTTAACAGGTAAATCAAATCAGTAA
- a CDS encoding heme biosynthesis HemY N-terminal domain-containing protein: MRTLISFAVALLIATAIATLLLYDNGRMSLEWGDWILEASASFMLAVILVVFIVGYMAIRFAVIIWHIPHYWRRRKRLKQYSRAENAMAKGMIALEYGDWHKAEKELVKSAKNSEAGLVHYLSAAKMAHNQQAHQRRNQYLAQARELYPAEYVTIGLVEARLLKEDELEAAVAILQELHQQQPKNATILAELAFALRDLGYWQSLAELMPKVKRSAGFSVAEYSLLEQQLWAGQLAAATDFDALQTIWQGLNRKQKLIAEIVAEYVEQCLGWGQEADLKNLLERAIKKQWNDRLVYQYGRLTLGPAFDRLKVAESWLQADQENNPVLLLTLGRLACRSQLWGMGQGYLKRSLKIRPEIETFHALAQCYEAEGQENQAALTYKEAILQLEKK, from the coding sequence ATGCGAACACTGATCAGTTTTGCTGTCGCTTTGTTAATCGCCACTGCAATCGCTACCTTGTTGTTGTACGACAATGGTCGAATGTCGTTGGAATGGGGAGACTGGATTCTGGAAGCCAGCGCCAGTTTTATGCTCGCAGTGATTCTGGTGGTATTTATTGTCGGTTATATGGCGATCCGCTTTGCGGTGATTATCTGGCATATTCCGCATTACTGGCGTCGCCGTAAACGCCTGAAGCAATATTCCCGTGCGGAAAATGCCATGGCAAAAGGCATGATCGCATTGGAATATGGTGATTGGCACAAGGCGGAAAAAGAGCTGGTGAAAAGTGCCAAAAACAGTGAAGCCGGTCTTGTACACTATCTCAGTGCCGCAAAAATGGCGCATAACCAGCAAGCCCATCAACGTCGTAATCAATATCTAGCACAGGCTCGCGAGCTTTACCCTGCCGAGTATGTCACGATTGGTTTGGTGGAAGCGCGCCTGCTTAAAGAAGACGAGCTGGAGGCCGCGGTTGCGATTTTGCAGGAGTTGCATCAACAACAGCCTAAAAATGCCACCATTCTTGCCGAATTGGCGTTTGCATTACGTGATTTGGGTTACTGGCAGAGTTTGGCTGAATTAATGCCCAAGGTGAAACGCAGTGCTGGCTTCTCGGTAGCTGAATATTCCCTATTGGAACAGCAACTGTGGGCGGGACAACTGGCTGCGGCGACCGATTTTGATGCTTTGCAAACTATCTGGCAAGGTCTTAACCGCAAGCAGAAGCTGATTGCGGAAATTGTCGCCGAGTATGTCGAACAGTGTTTAGGGTGGGGACAGGAAGCGGATTTGAAGAACCTGCTCGAGCGAGCCATCAAAAAACAGTGGAACGACCGACTGGTTTATCAATACGGTCGTTTAACACTAGGGCCGGCATTTGACCGTCTAAAGGTCGCCGAGAGCTGGTTGCAAGCCGATCAAGAGAATAATCCGGTGCTATTGCTGACCTTGGGTCGTTTGGCATGTCGTAGCCAGCTTTGGGGTATGGGGCAAGGTTATTTGAAACGCAGCCTGAAAATTCGTCCCGAGATCGAAACCTTCCATGCGCTGGCACAATGTTATGAGGCCGAAGGTCAGGAAAACCAAGCTGCTTTGACTTATAAGGAAGCGATTTTACAGCTTGAGAAAAAGTAG
- a CDS encoding GGDEF domain-containing protein gives MAHYPKQYPFRTLLVKQLLLAAILAAAISFPITFVPAYFIINHSVNSDIKQLQSQSYQAINQHLSTGWTPYNINKVYRQLRENLPSAALFLQKSSSFLDGADSKIKINGEISQNFSRLIEQVEQQERVQIETHLFSSRVYAAIPIKFRQDCLACHSQGVLNGTIYDGALAGVLTVELPISLDRLSATAVLIFSLIFLFCFIIASIWITTDKLQSKILIPLEKMALRIQQLNFSDKEASHQWQRTPQELLEMDDIDQQLSKQIETLHNVYDKLDILMINEQNTGLFHKDRFNEILRYEMYRSQRYQRPFSLMFIQLSDIKTVNPAAKNMEMHEPGSKYIFFGRALNHETRDTDIAFHIEEQLFAVLAPETNRAGIEKVKNIIRERIINTNFEIEEDLNTVHPQYEMTMRQGVVTYSGERLSPRDLVKMALNSIAESDVVHCRYPNLHHNIPLAPTIDEELEKDDDDSLLKS, from the coding sequence ATGGCGCACTATCCTAAGCAGTACCCTTTTAGAACGCTATTAGTTAAACAGCTGTTATTAGCGGCCATCTTAGCGGCTGCCATCAGTTTCCCGATAACCTTCGTTCCGGCTTATTTCATTATCAATCATTCGGTCAACAGCGACATCAAGCAACTGCAATCGCAATCCTACCAAGCGATTAACCAGCATTTATCCACCGGCTGGACACCTTACAATATCAATAAAGTCTATCGCCAGCTCCGTGAAAACCTGCCTTCGGCGGCACTGTTTCTGCAAAAATCCTCAAGCTTTCTTGATGGAGCAGACAGCAAAATAAAAATCAATGGCGAAATCAGTCAAAACTTTTCCCGTTTAATCGAGCAGGTGGAACAGCAGGAACGCGTGCAGATCGAAACCCACCTATTTTCCTCAAGGGTTTATGCCGCCATTCCAATCAAATTCCGCCAGGACTGTTTGGCCTGCCACTCCCAAGGCGTGCTTAACGGTACCATTTACGATGGAGCTCTGGCCGGTGTTTTGACCGTAGAACTGCCGATATCCTTAGATCGCTTGTCGGCAACAGCGGTGCTGATTTTCAGCCTGATCTTTCTTTTCTGTTTTATCATCGCATCGATCTGGATTACCACGGATAAATTGCAAAGCAAAATCCTGATTCCGCTTGAAAAAATGGCTTTGCGCATTCAACAGCTGAACTTCAGCGATAAGGAAGCCAGCCATCAATGGCAGCGTACCCCTCAAGAACTGCTGGAAATGGACGATATTGATCAACAGCTCAGCAAACAGATAGAAACGCTGCACAACGTCTATGACAAGCTAGATATACTGATGATTAATGAACAGAATACCGGCCTATTCCATAAAGACCGTTTCAATGAGATTCTGCGCTATGAGATGTATCGCAGTCAGCGCTATCAGCGCCCTTTTTCATTAATGTTTATCCAACTCAGTGATATCAAGACGGTGAACCCGGCCGCTAAGAATATGGAAATGCATGAACCCGGCAGTAAATATATCTTTTTCGGCAGAGCGCTGAACCATGAAACACGTGATACCGATATCGCATTCCATATTGAGGAACAGCTGTTTGCCGTGCTCGCTCCGGAAACCAATCGGGCAGGAATTGAAAAGGTGAAAAATATTATTCGTGAACGGATTATCAATACCAATTTCGAAATTGAAGAGGACTTGAATACGGTACATCCACAATACGAAATGACTATGCGCCAAGGCGTGGTCACCTATAGTGGCGAAAGGTTATCGCCAAGAGACTTGGTGAAAATGGCACTGAATTCGATTGCCGAAAGCGATGTTGTGCACTGCCGCTATCCGAATCTGCATCATAATATCCCGCTAGCCCCCACGATTGATGAAGAACTCGAAAAGGACGATGATGACAGCCTGTTAAAAAGCTAG
- a CDS encoding FAD-binding oxidoreductase: protein MSEHDLQDELHVMKVVHFDAFNDHIRQLLMKAEHPLSYESGDYVMLGMNSGDLKPFSIANAPREDGLIECHIRIIDDNPWMTEFAKTQVGDTLVVQGPKKQMRLQAGHEPIIFVAGGTGFAPLYAILIESLRQKLEVPISFYWGARCVEDLYMHDTMIELAQRHGHIEYIPVLSEQFDNWTGEKGLVHQTVLKHHPSLKHHRVYLCGSWPMIQTVKEDFIAANLAADNLIF, encoded by the coding sequence ATGTCTGAACATGACTTACAAGATGAATTGCATGTCATGAAAGTGGTGCATTTTGATGCATTTAACGATCATATCCGACAACTGCTAATGAAAGCGGAGCACCCGCTTAGCTATGAATCGGGCGACTATGTCATGCTCGGCATGAATAGCGGTGACCTGAAGCCGTTTTCCATTGCCAATGCGCCACGCGAAGATGGATTGATCGAATGCCATATCCGCATTATCGACGACAACCCATGGATGACCGAGTTTGCCAAAACGCAAGTCGGCGATACGCTGGTGGTTCAAGGGCCAAAAAAGCAGATGCGTCTGCAAGCCGGTCATGAACCGATTATTTTCGTTGCCGGTGGCACTGGTTTTGCCCCGCTTTACGCGATCTTGATCGAATCACTTCGGCAGAAATTGGAAGTCCCCATCAGTTTTTATTGGGGTGCGCGCTGCGTGGAAGACCTCTATATGCATGATACGATGATTGAATTGGCGCAACGTCATGGTCATATTGAATATATCCCGGTACTATCCGAGCAGTTTGACAACTGGACCGGCGAAAAAGGCTTGGTACATCAAACCGTGCTTAAGCACCACCCATCGCTGAAACACCATCGTGTTTATCTATGCGGATCCTGGCCGATGATTCAAACGGTAAAAGAGGATTTCATTGCTGCAAACCTAGCCGCCGATAATCTGATTTTTTAA